From one Ammospiza nelsoni isolate bAmmNel1 chromosome 14, bAmmNel1.pri, whole genome shotgun sequence genomic stretch:
- the MINAR1 gene encoding major intrinsically disordered Notch2-binding receptor 1 yields MESNQESSLFLVKILEELDTKQNTVSYQDLCKSLCARFDLSQLAKLRSVLFYTACLDPNFPATLFKDKMRCTVNNQQSKKIMVAADIVTIFNLIQMNGGVAKEKLPVARHKVKKKESFESCRSDTEICNMADCVPDCVPNCELNDQDFNRGFPVRRSSKCRKMDCKDCQQFVPSSEPNFLLGVNKDMKGRAASLDRLQALASYSIATSPPCEMQSTYFPMNIENESISDQDSLPISAGLKETFITNDEPFMMQSCVQKRNIFKEDFHNLITISPNLIPSNKTPEDGHREPQNRKESSKQTFFNHSFEMPYSSQYLNPIYSPIPDKRRVKHESLDDLQASTYFGPTTVLGPQETKKWTGKPAKQTAWPAKSWSLNTEEVPDFERSFFNRKQSEEKSRYQSSSNPSPNFPSVERHQSYLNAKDQQPIMQANYAVKPNGHKPKEIPSILDVEKHEPVKKFKDKSINCTSVQILSIDRTMSVGTQTEQQVLEHKKCKDLCAAGQAKYGERHSLKQSDDDSEIVSDDISDIFRFLDDMSISGSTGVMQSSCYNSTGSLSQVHKSDCESSPEHNLTKISNGSACNKLDKVVRADVSNTDDELKTSVCKLVLRIGEIEKKLESLSGVREEISQVLGKLSKLDQKIQQPEKVSVQIDLNSLTSDAASDDSNSPQIFQCHNTPHGGKLENNPEWCCSDASGSNSESLRVKALKKSLFTRRSSRSLTEENSATESKIASISNSPRDWRAITYTNQVGITEEEVKERDGGENKDWHRKSKEADRQYEIPQPHRLSKQPKDAFLIEQVFSPHPYPASLKSHMKSNPLYTDMRLTELAEVKRAQPSWTIEEYTRNSGDKGKIAALDLQTQESLNPNNLEYWMEDIYTPGYDSLLKRKEAEFRRAKVCKIAALIAAAACTVILVIVVPICTMKS; encoded by the exons ATGGAGTCCAACCAGGAATCCTCACTCTTCCTGGTGAAGATATTGGAGGAGCTGGACACAAAGCAGAATACTGTTTCTTACCAGGATCTCTGCaagtccctgtgtgccaggttTGATTTATCCCAGTTGGCCAAGCTCAGAAGCGTGCTGTTTTACACTGCTTGCCTGGATCCTAATTTCCCAGCGACTTTGTTCAAAGACAAAATGAGATGCACTGTAAACAATCAGCAATCAAAGAAAATCATGGTTGCAGCAGATATAGTAACAATATTCAACCTCATCCAAATGAACGGGGGAGTGGCCAAGGAGAAGCTTCCAGTTGCAAGGCACaaagtgaagaagaaggagtccTTCGAGTCCTGCAGGTCTGACACGGAGATCTGCAATATGGCAGACTGTGTGCCTGACTGCGTGCCCAACTGTGAGCTCAACGACCAGGACTTCAACCGGGGCTTTCCTGTCAGAAGGTCCtcaaaatgcagaaagatggacTGCAAAGACTGCCAGCAGTTCGTCCCCTCGTCAGAACCCAACTTCTTGCTTGGTGTTAATAAGGACATGAAGGGCCGGGCTGCCTCTCTGGACAGGCTGCAGGCGCTGGCGTCCTACTCCATTGCCACATCCCCACCATGTGAGATGCAGAGTACCTACTTCCCCATGAACATTGAAAATGAGTCTATTTCAGACCAGGATTCCTTGCCTATAAGTGCAGGATTAAAAGAAACTTTCATTACAAATGACGAGCCGTTCATGATGCAGTCGTGTGTccagaaaagaaatatattcaAAGAAGATTTTCATAATCTGATTACAATATCTCCCAACTTAATACCATCCAATAAAACACCAGAAGATGGACACAGAGAGCCTCAGAACAGGAAGGAAAGCTCTAAGCAGACTTTCTTCAACCACAGCTTTGAAATGCCATACAGCAGCCAGTACTTGAATCCAATTTATTCTCCTATACCGGACAAAAGGCGAGTGAAGCATGAAAGTTTAGATGATCTTCAAGCTTCAACATATTTTGGCCCAACTACTGTTCTTGGACCACAGGAAACCAAAAAGTGGACTGGAAAGCCAGCCAAGCAAACTGCCTGGCCAGCTAAAAGCTGGAGTTTAAATACTGAGGAGGTCCCTGACTTTGAACGCTCATTTTTTAATAGGAAGCAGTCTGAAGAGAAATCACGATACCAGAGTTCGAGCAACCCATCTCCAAACTTTCCTTCAGTTGAGAGGCATCAGTCCTACCTAAATGCAAAGGATCAGCAACCAATTATGCAGGCAAACTATGCTGTGAAACCCAACGGGCACAAACCTAAGGAAATTCCTTCCATTCTAGATGTGGAGAAACATGAGCCAGTCAAAAAGTTTAAGGATAAAAGCATTAACTGTACTTCTGTGCAGATCTTAAGCATTGACAGGACCATGAGTGTTGGGACACAAACGGAGCAGCAAGTTCTGGAGCACAAGAAATGCAAGGATTTGTGTGCAGCAGGCCAAGCTAAGTATGGTGAGAGGCATTCTCTGAAGCAGTCAGATGATGACTCTGAAATCGTGAGCGATGACATTAGTGACATTTTCAGGTTTTTGGATGACATGAGTATCAGCGGGTCCACGGGAGTGATGCAGTCCTCGTGCTACAACAGCACTGGTTCCTTGTCTCAGGTGCACAAATCAGACTGTGAGAGCTCACCTGAGCACAATTTGACTAAGATCTCCAATGGGAGTGCCTGTAACAAACTGGATAAAGTGGTCAGGGCAGATGTCAGTAACACAGATGATGAACTGAAAACGAGCGTCTGCAAATTAGTCTTGAGGATCGGTGAAATAGAGAAGAAACTGGAATCTCTCTCAGGTGTCCGAGAAGAAATCTCTCAAGTCCTGGGAAAATTAAGCAAGCTGGATCAAAAAATCCAGCAGCCAGAGAAGGTCAGTGTACAAATAGATCTCAACTCTTTGACGAGCGATGCCGCGTCAGATGACAGCAACTCCCCACAGATATTCCAGTGCCACAATACTCCTCATGGAGGCAAACTGGAAAATAATCCAGAATGGTGCTGTTCAGATGCCAGTGGAAGTAATAGCGAGAGCCTTCGAGtaaaagccttaaaaaaaagtttgtttacTAGGAGATCATCAAGATCACTAACAGAAGAGAACAGTGCGACCGAATCCAAAATAGCAAGTATTTCAAACTCTCCCCGAGACTGGAGAGCTATTACTTACACCAACCAAGTTGGCATTACAGAGGAGGAGGTGAAAGAGAGagatggaggagaaaataagGACTGGCACAGGAAATCTAAAGAG GCAGACAGGCAGTATGAAATCCCACAGCCACATAGACTCTCTAAACAGCCAAAAGACGCTTTCTTGATTGAACAAGTCTTTAGTCCTCATCCCTACCCTGCATCACTCAAGTCACACATGAAAAGCAACCCTCTCTACACAGACATGAGGTTGACAGAGCTGGCTGAAGTGAAACGTGCCCAGCCATCGTGGACCATAGAGGAATACACGAGGAATTCGGGGGATAAAGGCAAGATTGCAGCCTTGGATCTACAA ACTCAAGAATCCTTAAACCCAAACAACTTAGAGTACTGGATGGAAGACATTTACACTCCTGGCTACGACTCCTTGCTGAAACGGAAGGAAGCCGAGTTCAGGAGGGCGAAGGTTTGCAAGATCGCTGCCCTGATCGCAGCGGCCGCCTGCACGGTTATCCTGGTCATCGTGGTGCCCATCTGCACCATGAAATCCTGA